GTGCAGGCGATGTCTATTCTTCACCAACGGCTTTATGCTGGCGATGAGCAGGGTGATCAGCAGGTTGTCGTGGATACCTCCGAATTCATCATTGAACTGGTCGAAGAGGTCTTAAAAGCTTACGGTTATTCGGCCATTCATCCCATCTACGATCTGGACCCTCTGGAGCTATCCGCTGATGAAGCCCTGCCGCTGGGCCTTATCATCAACGAACTGACTACCAATGCCTGTAAATACGCCTTTGCCGACCACCCCTACCCGGCTTTCAGCATTTCAAGTCGACGAAACGGAAACAAATTCACGCTGTCAGTAACCGATAATGGCCCCGGCTTACCCAGCCACGTCAGCATGGACGGTTCTTCAAATCAACGACTTACGTTTGGATTGCGGCTGATCCTAATGGAAGTCCAGCAGTTGCAGGGGACGTGTGAGTTTGAATCAAAAGGGGGGACCCACTTTTCAATGGAATTCAAGGTTTGACACCGTTACAACCAATCTCTTTGCTTGATTCCGCTACGGCTTTCTCTACCGCCGTCTCCTCTTTTTCTTGACTGATGAACGACGCACGGCCGTTTTCTTCCGTCCTGATGACGATTTCCGTTTTACCGACCTCCGAACCGGTGCTTTCTTTTTAACCACCTTCGCCTTGGCCGGAGTAGCTACAGCCGGTGTCTCCGTGGCTTCGGCCTGTTTTGACGCCAGCAAGTAAACCAGGGAAGCGGTTCCATCCATGGTTGGCTCGTTGGTGCTGTAATCCCCGTAATCGTCGTGATAGACCACCAAATCGCTCTGAAAGGCCTCATATTCGTCCGGTTCTTTGAGCTCAATACCGATCAGGTTTTTATAAATCCGTCCGTAAACCGGCCCGTCGACCAATCCACCATCAATCGGGTGCTTGCCTAAGTGGGTAAAAGCCGAATGCGGATCGGCGGGCGTGTCGGCTCCGGCGGGCAACCCATACACAAAGCTAGTCCCCCAGGGATTGCAGCCAAACAGCCAGTCGAAACACGCCTGTTCAAGCTGTGCGTAACGGGTATCGCCGGTCAGTTTACGATACCAAAGGCATTGAATGGCGAAGGATGCAGTCAGGTTATTGCTGCACCAGATGAAAGGAACGCCCCGGTAGAAAGCATTGTTCTGCGCCTTTTGCCAGACTTTTTCAATACCGCTCCGGTAGAAGCCAATGATGTGCTGACGCCGGGAATCAACCACCCGTTTGGCAACTTCATAGTGTCCGATGTTAATAAACGGATACCACTGATAATGCCGGGCCGTATCAGTTCCCAGCCAGGGCGTAACGGGTTCGATCAGGCCGTAGGCGTAAGCACTGTTGAGGTAATCGGCGGCCTTGTAACCCTGTATCCGGGCAGCATTGTAAAGCTCAACAGCCGCCAGTTCCATATCATCAACGTAATTGTCTTCTTCGTAAAAGTAAGGCGACCGGCCCGGGGCCGTCTGGCATACGCCCGGCTTTTGCAACCCCAGCTTATAGGCTGTCTGCGCCCGCTGCCATAACTTTTCGGCGTAATCCTGATCCCGGCGACGCAGTACCTGGAAGCCCAGTGCAAAAGCGCTACTAAATTTACCAGCGGTGGAAGCGATGCCGGTCGACCGGTTCTTGTGTTTGAACAAGCCCTGCGGTTTGCCGGTCGCAAAATAGACCGGCCGTTCGTATCCTTTTCCGTAAGCGCTGTCCTGCTTCGGAATCCGCAGGCCCGAATGGTCCCGGTCGTCAGCCAGTTGGTTGAACATCCAGTCGTCTTTGGGGTGCATTTTCAAAAGCCAGTCGAGGCCCCAGCGGGCTTCATCCAGCACGTCGGCCTGGTTGTTGCCGCCTTCGAGTCCGTTGGCCTGATGACGATCGCTGAATACGCGCGGAAAATCCCGGTAAGCAGCCAGCAAATGGTAAGTTGCGTTGGCGGAGGTTGTTACGTACTGAAGGTAATCCGATGCATCGTGCCACCCACCCGAAACGTCGATGTACGTGCTGTCGGGCATGGGGCCGTACATGGTGTACCCGTCGTGCGTATGGCAGGAATCTTTCAGAAAGGGGTTATAGCCGCTGCGTTGCTGGCGCATGTACCGCAGGCAGAAATCAGCCGTTCCGTTGTAGACTTCGTCCGCGATCGAAAACTCCGGCGACTGGACGGTTCCAACCTTCAGATAATACCGTCCTGGCTTGCGGACAGCGGAGAAATCAAGTCGATAAGTTTGCGTGAAAGGACCGTAGGCACCGAAGTCTCTTCCGACCGTGTTTTCGTAAACTACTTTCCCGGTTTGCACCTCAACTACCTGAAAAGGCTGCGCTACCGGTTCTGTTGTTTTGCCGGCCCAAACGGCCACTTTTGCTCCCGCCGGTCGGTACCCCAGAAAATTGATTCGTATCCAGGCCTGCTCATCAACGGTCGCTCTAAAAGCAGTAATCCAAATAATTATTCCAATCAGCAAAAATAATTTCCTCATCGATAGGCAAGTTACAATTTTTACCGTTCGTGAAGGAAAGTCTTCCTAAATGAAATAAACCCATCCCTTAACATTTTTGAATAAAGTTAGGGGATGGGTCCAGTATGGATATAGTTTCAGAACCTTGAATCGATCAATCAATAACGCCGTTCGAGCATTTCAAGAATACGCAGCCAAGGCATACCACTGCGGATAAACTCATCCAGCGGAATTTCAGAAAGAAGGTTAAAACGCTTTTCCAGGCTCTCTTCGATGGGTTGATTCTTCTTGGAAGAATGTTGACGATAGAGTTCATCGCCCATCATGCTGGATAATAAATAATAACGATTGTACTGCATGAGATTACTTAAACTTTTCGGTGACACAAAAGTAGGCTACAAAAGTTCTTTTTGCAACCCGTTTAAATATATTATTGCAACCAACCTACTCCTAATCAGGGAGAAACAAACTGATTAGCTACCCCAGCGAAAACCTATTTAGTTAAACTACTTGGGGATATATACTTAATAGACGTGGAGTGATTCAAAAAGTCACATTTCAGTTTCTTCTTTTAGTTAACGGTTATGCTGCTGCCACCAGAGTAGCTTCGAAGACTGGCATCGTACATGGCGTCGGCAGATACCGGCCCTAATGTAAACCGTCCTTTGGAAACAACGCGGACCAGATAGTAGAATATTTGCTCCTTACCGCCCGCCGAAGCAAAAAAATGAATCCGGTCATCGCGCACATCGAAATGTTCGGGGGTGGAGGCTCCTTTCAGCCAGGGCATTTCCCGGGGTTCGGTCAGACGCGGGTTTTCGATCTCGAATCCGGCGGGCAACATATCAGTGACAACCACGTTGTTAACCGGAATACCGTTGTCGCTCGTTAAAGAGATCCGTACCACGACCAAATCATTCTGCCGGAACGAAGTCATCGGTGCTCCGTCGCGGTTCAGAAATTCCCGGCGCACCCGCAGCCCCGCGTCCACCTCCTCGTAAGTTCCCGTGGCGCTCAGCCCCTCGGTTTGGGCAAACCAGTATAGATTTCCGCTGCCCTGCGCCGTGAGTTTCAGCTTTTGGTTGGCAATACCGGCCGTCAAGGTGAGCGTTTTACCGGTAAACTGACCCACCGGTTTGCCGTTGGCGGTGAGCGTTGCAGTGGCCGTTGATTGAGCGGCTTTTTTAGCCAGTTTCCCGAGGGCGAGCACCGCAAAAACAGACTCCTGCGTGTTCAGGTACGGACTGGAATTCAGGGCCAGCGACAATTGCCGGGCCAGCGCCGGAATCTGCAGATTATCCGAGTCGGTTTCCAGCAATGTGTTCAAGACCAGCCCCAGGTTTCGGATCGGGGAAGCGTAACTGCCACCCGATTGCCGTCGGTTAGTGGTGTTAATAAACTTTTTCGGTAACAAGACCTCGTAGCTGCGCGTATCACCGGTCAGGTAGAACGCAGCCGCCAGCAGATACCGGCTGTCGGCCGTCAGTTTGGTTTCGCCGGACCGCAACGCCATGGTTTTGTAATAATTCAT
This Larkinella insperata DNA region includes the following protein-coding sequences:
- a CDS encoding glycoside hydrolase family 9 protein is translated as MRKLFLLIGIIIWITAFRATVDEQAWIRINFLGYRPAGAKVAVWAGKTTEPVAQPFQVVEVQTGKVVYENTVGRDFGAYGPFTQTYRLDFSAVRKPGRYYLKVGTVQSPEFSIADEVYNGTADFCLRYMRQQRSGYNPFLKDSCHTHDGYTMYGPMPDSTYIDVSGGWHDASDYLQYVTTSANATYHLLAAYRDFPRVFSDRHQANGLEGGNNQADVLDEARWGLDWLLKMHPKDDWMFNQLADDRDHSGLRIPKQDSAYGKGYERPVYFATGKPQGLFKHKNRSTGIASTAGKFSSAFALGFQVLRRRDQDYAEKLWQRAQTAYKLGLQKPGVCQTAPGRSPYFYEEDNYVDDMELAAVELYNAARIQGYKAADYLNSAYAYGLIEPVTPWLGTDTARHYQWYPFINIGHYEVAKRVVDSRRQHIIGFYRSGIEKVWQKAQNNAFYRGVPFIWCSNNLTASFAIQCLWYRKLTGDTRYAQLEQACFDWLFGCNPWGTSFVYGLPAGADTPADPHSAFTHLGKHPIDGGLVDGPVYGRIYKNLIGIELKEPDEYEAFQSDLVVYHDDYGDYSTNEPTMDGTASLVYLLASKQAEATETPAVATPAKAKVVKKKAPVRRSVKRKSSSGRKKTAVRRSSVKKKRRRR